One stretch of Paenibacillus sp. FSL R5-0341 DNA includes these proteins:
- the trxA gene encoding thioredoxin: MAIVNVSDQSFNAEVEGEGTVLVDFWAPWCGPCKMLAPILEELSTEVGDAVKIAKVNVDENPESASRFGVMSIPTLIFFKDGQPVDKVVGLNSKDALKGIIAKHQ; the protein is encoded by the coding sequence ATGGCTATTGTTAACGTATCCGATCAATCCTTCAACGCTGAAGTAGAAGGCGAAGGAACGGTTCTTGTTGATTTCTGGGCGCCTTGGTGTGGTCCTTGTAAAATGCTCGCTCCAATCCTGGAAGAGCTGTCCACAGAAGTTGGCGATGCAGTGAAAATTGCTAAAGTTAACGTGGATGAAAATCCGGAATCTGCTTCCCGCTTCGGCGTAATGAGCATTCCAACTTTGATCTTCTTCAAAGACGGTCAACCGGTAGATAAAGTGGTTGGTCTGAACTCGAAAGATGCGCTCAAAGGAATTATCGCAAAACATCAATAA
- a CDS encoding YqzM family protein yields the protein MDANVRISDPREHVNEEPRNDLFDLIVGVAGMGGLMTVIFFGMVIFKFITE from the coding sequence ATGGACGCAAATGTGCGGATCAGCGACCCGCGTGAACATGTGAACGAGGAACCCCGCAACGATCTTTTTGATCTGATCGTGGGTGTTGCCGGCATGGGCGGCCTGATGACAGTGATCTTTTTCGGTATGGTAATCTTCAAATTCATCACCGAATAA